One genomic segment of Acinetobacter oleivorans DR1 includes these proteins:
- the rplL gene encoding 50S ribosomal protein L7/L12 codes for MALTNEEILNAVAEKTVLELVELISAFEEKFNVSAAAVAVAAAPAAAAAEEQSEFNVELTSFGANKVAVIKAVREATGLGLKEAKDLVEGAPQVLKEGVSKEEGEELKKKLEEAGATVTLK; via the coding sequence ATGGCTTTAACAAACGAAGAAATCCTAAACGCAGTTGCTGAAAAAACTGTTCTTGAACTTGTTGAACTTATTTCTGCTTTTGAAGAAAAATTCAACGTATCTGCTGCTGCTGTAGCTGTAGCTGCTGCTCCTGCTGCTGCTGCTGCTGAAGAACAATCTGAATTCAACGTTGAGTTGACTTCTTTTGGTGCTAACAAAGTAGCTGTAATTAAAGCAGTTCGTGAAGCAACTGGCCTTGGTCTTAAAGAAGCTAAAGACCTAGTTGAAGGTGCTCCACAAGTTCTTAAAGAAGGCGTTTCTAAAGAAGAAGGCGAAGAACTTAAGAAGAAACTTGAAGAAGCTGGTGCTACAGTTACACTTAAGTAA
- the rplJ gene encoding 50S ribosomal protein L10, whose protein sequence is MALLIESKKQIVAEVAQTASTAFAAVVADYQGLTVEQLTTLRVEARKLGVATRVVRNTLAKRALQDTQFAILNDNLVGPTILAFSTSEDDMGAAARLFEEFAKTNKAFELKAAAFDGKLYQGADVSVIANLPNQEKALTMLASVLQAPISKLGRLLTALQEKNESEAA, encoded by the coding sequence ATGGCTCTTCTTATTGAAAGCAAAAAACAGATCGTTGCTGAAGTGGCTCAAACTGCTTCTACAGCGTTCGCTGCCGTTGTTGCTGACTATCAAGGTTTAACCGTTGAGCAATTAACTACTCTTCGTGTTGAAGCTCGTAAACTAGGTGTTGCTACACGCGTTGTACGTAACACTTTAGCTAAACGTGCTCTTCAAGATACGCAATTTGCAATCTTGAATGACAACCTTGTTGGCCCAACAATCTTAGCATTCTCAACTTCTGAAGACGATATGGGTGCAGCTGCACGCTTGTTTGAAGAATTTGCTAAAACTAACAAAGCATTTGAATTAAAAGCTGCTGCATTTGACGGCAAACTTTATCAAGGTGCTGATGTTAGCGTTATCGCAAACCTTCCAAACCAAGAAAAAGCGCTTACTATGCTCGCATCTGTTCTTCAAGCTCCTATTTCGAAATTGGGTCGCTTACTTACAGCGCTTCAAGAGAAAAACGAGTCAGAAGCTGCTTAA
- the rplA gene encoding 50S ribosomal protein L1, which translates to MAKLTKRQKAIAAAVEANKVYTLEEAVQVLNSLPAAKFKESLDVAVNLGVDPRKSDQVVRGATTLPAGTGKTVRVAVFAQGAQAEAAKEAGADVVGFDDLAESIQGGNLDFDVVIAAPDAMRVVGKLGTILGPRGLMPNPKVGTVTPDVANAVKNAKSGQARYRVDKAGIIHAAIGQLGFEAAAIRQNVETLVADLKKLKPATSKGVYIKKITLSSTMGPGLTVDVSNVSN; encoded by the coding sequence ATGGCAAAGTTAACTAAACGTCAAAAAGCCATTGCTGCTGCTGTTGAAGCAAACAAAGTTTACACTTTGGAAGAAGCAGTGCAAGTTCTTAACAGCCTACCTGCTGCAAAGTTCAAAGAATCTTTGGATGTAGCTGTAAATCTTGGTGTAGACCCACGTAAATCTGATCAGGTTGTTCGTGGTGCAACTACATTACCTGCAGGTACTGGTAAAACTGTACGTGTAGCTGTATTTGCTCAAGGCGCGCAAGCAGAAGCTGCTAAAGAAGCTGGTGCTGATGTTGTAGGTTTTGATGACCTTGCTGAAAGCATCCAAGGTGGAAACCTTGACTTTGATGTTGTAATCGCTGCTCCTGACGCTATGCGTGTTGTTGGTAAGCTCGGTACAATTCTTGGTCCACGTGGTTTAATGCCAAACCCTAAAGTTGGTACTGTAACTCCTGACGTAGCGAATGCTGTTAAAAACGCTAAATCTGGTCAGGCTCGTTACCGTGTAGACAAAGCGGGTATTATCCATGCTGCGATCGGTCAATTAGGCTTTGAAGCTGCTGCTATCCGTCAAAACGTTGAAACCTTAGTTGCTGACTTGAAAAAGTTAAAACCTGCAACTTCTAAAGGTGTATACATCAAAAAGATCACTTTGAGCTCAACTATGGGTCCTGGTCTTACTGTTGATGTAAGCAACGTTTCTAACTAA